cGAAAACCAAGCCATTTATAGCACACAAAGTGTTGGTGGCATTGATTATGGAAGTACAGTTGCCAAACACAACATagcctaaatcaatttctttagtgttattatatgatggtgaaaagaggcaagaggaattagaaaacgtCATCGGTTGAACTAAGGGGGGGGGGTaataggacaggaattatttactaaggattcatttgagtaattgacatagggcaatgaaaggttaggtatggctagaggaataggggggcccattttaagacaaagccaacaatcgtgggccaggcttgtattggacatttgaagtaaattgtaagtAGCATTGAGGATATCAAAGGTTTGGGCATCGAGCCTAAAATTACCTCTAAGCTCAGGCAGGGCTAAAGGGTGATATTGAAGTTCAGGATAAgaagctttatgaatttcttctaattttttctggacggttttaattcttgtaatatctaatgggcctcctccatcagaaatgtgaatgggggcggtagtgctccaacaaacaggctttcctttttggccgttacaaggagattgtacaagtttattagtggatcctaatacttgtacgtcattaatgcctccagtttgtgtttttagtaacgtggccgtataatatgttctattgcctgatttgcattgttgataggaggtataacaggaactatgtacagaagattggaaagagctacaagggcattctaggagcggcccactaggtgaggtatctcttggggtagacttacatttccataactggtttggcattaggtaagctgtcttgccTGTGCAGGTCACCTGGGTGATTCTATCTGATGGAGGTTCAGATATTTGTCCCCCTCTGCAGTCACAAGGCTGGCCGTATTGTTTTCGTAATAATTCTTTTGCCTTACGagggtcaccaaaacctgcatagactgtcactatgttatatagagcgattattctccaaaggaatttcatgttaggcttcattttctgaaaaacaagaaggaaagaacttctcagggagatttatcttccctggactgacaatggttatgatttatttgtcttaccaatctttcaggcagccatctggctgcatcatttttttgtgagaagatgcatactgagcctcttccccaaattaaaactggatcggggccatgccatgaactatcaagtggatctttccattttaccattgcaaactgtttttgagattcaggatgccagaaacggtcggcagccgattttccatgactgtccaaatttaaaaaattaaggataaacagggcatgattgagtatgtttctgggggtacccttcacggggtaccagctccccccttttaattttgtgataatagtttttaatgacagatgagttctttctactataccttgtccttggggattatagggaatgcctgtggtatgtttaatttgtagggtattacaaaattgtaagaaggttttggctatataaccagggccattatctgttttgatttgtttgggtattcctaaaatagaaaagcagtgtaataaatgagctatgacatgtttggtggcctctcctgtttggaggtttgcactgatgaatccactataggtgtctatgcatacatggatatattttaattgaccgaattctaagtggtgagtaacgtccatttgccaaattttgttggggatgagtcctcgggggttaactcctagatggggaacaggtaaatatgttatgcagttggtgcattgtttaactatttgtcgagcttgttctctggtaagtttaaacataagtcttaaggtttgggcgtttaaatgatgtaaggcatgtgctttttgcgcttgttgcaaattgtctgtagtgactgtggctatggtttttgttgccgtgtcagctgttgcgttaccttgtgttagaggtcccggtaatcctgaatgtgctctaatatgcccaagaaaaaagggagtagtcctttttcggataagttgttgacattgtaaaaataggttagctgtgtctgaaatatgtttaatttgagacacggtctctaagaggggtattgaatgagccaggtaggcactgtctgtataaatgttaagtggctgacaaggaaaggctgatagtgctgcaattatagcttgcaattcgaccagctgagctgatgtataagtggtctggaatttaacgactacattattgtaagtgtaagcggcaagtcctgtggaagatccatcagtgaaaattagtaatgcgtcattgagaggttctttactggtaatatggggaaatacaaacgcatgaagtttacaaaattgaataagtttgttaggtgggtaatggttgtcaatcGCGCCAGTGTAAGAAGcgcaagcaattggccaggctttcgtattttgtaacagccaatggatgcgtgattgagtgtagggctgtataatggtagagggttctattccaaagtattttctactgttttctcttcccaagataattagatcagctatggcatcataataaggcaacaaaacctttttaggggaggagggcaggtgtacccacataatgggattgttctgccaaaataggccagtaggggttattgttgtgttaaaaataaggaatattaatggctgagaataatcaataccggtaacaaattgtgttgcaatggcatgttctacctgttggagtgttattaatgcttctttagtaatggacctgggggattttggattagagtctccttttaatatatcgaaaagaggttttaactctcctgtggtgagctttaagtacggtcgaagccaatttatgtctcccagtaatttttggaaatcatttaaagtttttaaatgatcacgacgtataacggccttttgattaatgattttgggtccattaatctggaaaccaagataagtgtatggatcttgtaattgtaccttttctggggctatttgtagtccggctgctgttaactcttgtttgagttgggcgaagcactgtaagacttgttcgccaatttctcctgctattaaaatatcatccgtataatgtataatatacatttgtgcccatgtttttctgactggctctatagcggcagctacatatttttgacacaaggtaggactattggccataccttgaggtaagactttccattgatagcgcttcattggttgtttaaaatttgtagatggaagactaaagggaaatcttttctggtcagcagggtgaaggggaattgtaaaaaagcaatctttaaggtcaataacgattttaaaatatttttgaggaatcgcaaccggtgaaggcaatcctggttgtaaggcacccataaggatcatagtgatatttactgctcttaaatcttgtaagagtctccatttaccagacttctttttaataacaaaaataggtgtattccaaggggaattactttcctcaatatgtcctgctgttagttgttcctgcactaactgttgggcagcacttagtttatcattgagtaaaggccactgatcaacccaaacgggctcatctgacttccaagtaatggggtcagcgcacctttggggtgcaggtatgtcagtggcctgagctaaaaatttccaaacccctttttatcaagttgtcctgaaaccagtataggctgtgggataccgttctctccttttccaagacctttaccagggttgtatccttgagttaacatttgtgcagtaactatatcatttggactacacattataattttcatttgagagagtagatctcgcccccaaaggttaacaggtaggtaagggatgacaaatggcttaatgaggcctgaattgttttctttatctgtccatgttaggtatttagaactttgtttaggattactgctttgtccaattcctctcaagtgaGTTAAAGTTCCTGTAGTAGAccaatgagagggccaatcttcctgtttaatgatagttacatcagcccctgtgtctattagtccagtgaatgccttcccatctaaccataaggttagagagggtttttgatttgtaattggttgcacccaatatatatctgatgatccgaaaccttttatatttctattagagtattggatattattatctgttttaaccaaaggtagcaggagtaactgagctattctaactccttgagggacagtaataatactatcaatagctctggccataattttaatttctccttcataatcattatcgataactccagggaggacttgtaagcctctcatggtgacactacttcttcctaaaagtagcccaaaagtgttaggtggtaagggtccatatattctggtatttaaggtttgcggtcccatttcaggtgttagtattgtgtgggaggtggaactgaggtccaatcctgcacttcctggggttgctctactaagttttgaaatggattgctgttgctggctggaacaaaactgactgccccatatgcttgtttcggggcctgaggctggcccctcatcccgtttccctgcctgggggttaaaggatttccttgactgtcagttttagatttacattagtttgcccagtgccttcctcttttacaccttgggcaaaggcctgggatttttgcttctggactcttattttggttttcacagcaatcttttgcaaagtgtccccttttacctcatctaaaacatccccctttatctttacctttgttaatgaggaaatctcttactgtttggccgctaaaagcggcggccattgctaggccttgttgatatgagggcccaatatctgaacaaaggcgaatgtatcctgttaaatctgttttctttcgataaggtctgattgccgcttggcaggcggggttagcattttcataagctaactgtttaacataatctacacccgtttctgcatttccaaagattctacctgccgtggtcataagtctatgcacaaagtctgaaaatggctcatcgggtccttgtttaaccgctgtgagcaaggcccctggatctcctttaacgggaagttttctccaggcttttgtagcagcagcctggatttgtgagaacagtccagggtcatattgcatttgggcctgagtgtctgcataattacctgaacctgttaacatatcaaaatcccaaccgtttcctgcctgttgatttcttttagctgtatctctacaattttcaaagaactctgacttccaaattaagtggtctcccccagaaagaactgccctgactaaggtattccagtctgtaggagtgagccaattctcagctacagattccactatagcaagagtatatggagcagtagctccatactgagaggcagcagtcttTAACTCTTTCATAATAGTAAAACCAAatccagtatgatgcctccaagcctGTCCCTGTTCATCTATGGTTTCCGTGACCGGAAAAACGTCTTTGGGGGAGGAGTCTTCTCTATGTCGGCTAGCAACTAACCCCCCTCTtggaacatgttgtccaggccgctgAAGTGGGCGCAAGGAACCCTCCATAGCGTCTGAGttagatattttttcattttctgtttttagcttttggagcctaattatcaatgattgatgtaactcttcaagtttaatctgttcttctagttgagcaattctctgctttaattcttctttgggatctattgctgccataacaatgggcgcagaagcctcattatgtgtcttattatatgggggtgggtatgaagtaaagggaggcaaatcagggttgtgatatttagccgcctcttcctctaaatcatcccaatttatatccaattgattaggcttattaatttcctcctccttttgaagcatctgtaaaattgggtatttttttcgtttgttttcgTGTGGTATTTCTTTATCTATTACAGAAGGAGACTTAATTTCCTCATGATCACTTTTGAGGGAAATGAGATCTTCCTTCGTATCTTGTGGAGGCTTTGCGAGGTTAGAGCGGgagctaacctttaaaatatgctctgtctgaGCGACCGCAGCCATGACTTGCGGAATGGCCtccttcttatctattaaatctctaatgaggttccaataagagaaggcggttacaggaattttttctggcccaaaagtattataatagtcctGAAGACAATCCCCTATTCTAcgccatcttttaatatcaatagttccttcctgtgggaaccaagggcaagtatcttttacaaaatcaaaaaatttaaacaaatcattacctttaacctttactcctcgtatctttaaagcctcttttaattgtcctacatatatttgatgttggcttaattcttgtcccatttcggacGCGTCACTTACCTTCGATTCTGACGCGGCAGGTTCCCGCGGTGATCGGAAGAGTTTGACTCCTTTTGTCTTCGTTAGCGGTCGACCATCCTTTGGCGTCCTCTTCCTCACGGAGTCCCTCGTTTCCAGGTCCCTGTTCGGGCGCCacgtatcccggcccgcgggatagtcagagcaggccctggaggagggggtgggaatttggggaacaagagacacgagaaatggagacaagacagtgctctgatcaagtctcgtttaatggcggtaatgcactgccttatatacacttggaagggaaggggttgggctaaggcggaaatgatctcattgccgagggcgtggccaggttagtttcagtttctccggtcggacgtcatgttgcgcttgcgctattaagtaacaattttcccgggcgcaggaaaagtgagtgaagaagaagcaggaagagcgccatctttaacgaggtattagtacaggggaaaaaaggcaaagatagggagaaggtgtggggtggaaatgaatatagctcaggcgtttaatcctcaattattattcgctatggccggggcatGCAGCTCCGGACAACACACTAAAACTGCTTCATTATATGtggcttcatctcacagaggtaaacttttcttttgattcagcagttatAAAACactctttgtagaatctgcaaagggacatttgagaacccattgaggcctatggagaaaaactgaatatttcaagataaaaactagaatgaagctatctgtgaaactgcttgtaTTGCTGCAAATTTAtctaacagagttaaacctttgtttagattcagcagattggaaacacccATTTGTAGAATCTCTGAAGAGACATTgcgagcccattgaggcctatgggtaAATGctgaatatcccaagataaaaactagaagaaagctatctgtgaaaaatgcttggtgatgtgtggattcatctcatgggtttatacttttcttttgattcatgaggttggaaacactctttttgaaggatctgcaaaaagacatttgggagcccattgaggcctatgggaaaaaactgaatatccccagataaaaactagaaagaagttcatgtgaaactgcttggtgatacGTGGACTCATATCAcacagttaaacatttctttgattcagtaggttgaaagcaatctttttgtaaaatctgcaaaggaacatttgggaatccattgaggcctatggagaaaaaacaaatatcccaagataaaaaccagaaagaaactatctgtgaaattgctttgtcatgcgtggattcaactcacagtgATAAACCTTTATTTCTGATTCACCAGGTTGGGAAAACTCTTTTTCTAGAATCTTtgaggggacatttgggagcccatggagacctatgaaaaaaactgaatatcccctgataaaaacaagaaagaatctatctgtgaaactgcttcatgatgtgtggattcatctcacagagttaaacgtttcttttgattcaacaagttggaaacactctttcttagaatctgcaaagggatattacataacccactgaggcctatggggaaaaatcaagtatcctcagataaaaactagaaagaagctatctgtgaaactgattggTGATGTGTAgtttcatttcacagatttaaaactttcttttgattcagcaggttggaaactcttTTTGTATAATCTGTTAAGGGACAACTGGGAACCTACTGAGGCTTATGGGAAAAAACTAAGGATCTCTACATAAAAGGTGGAAAgaggctatctgtgaaactgcttcatgatgtctggattcatgtcacagagataaACTTGTCTTTTAGTTCATCAGGTTAGAAACAcgctttttgtagaatctgcaaagggacatttgggagcctattGCATTGTAtggggaaaaaccgaatatcccaagatgaaaactagatagaagatatctgtgaaactgctgggttatgtgtggattcatctcacagggttaatcatttcttttgattcatcagattggaaacactatttttgtagaatttgcaaagggacatttaaaTCCCTTAGAAGCCTataaggaaaaacagaatatgcccagataaaaactaaaaaactgctatctgtaaaactgatttttgatgtgtggattcacaaCAAAGAGTTAAACCTATCTATTGGCTCACCATTttagaaatactctttttgtagaatctgtgaggaAACAATTGGGAACCCAATTAGTCCTGTGGGGAACAACTGAACATCCCCACTAAAAAcctacaaagaagctatctgtgaaactgcttggtaatgggtggattcatctcaaagagctaaatctttcattttattcaactggttggaaacactctttttgtagaatctttgaagggacatttaggagccTATAGGAGCCTATAGGGGCCTatagggaaaaaccaaatatccccagacaaaaactagaaagcagctatctgtgaaattacttggtgatgtgtggattcagctaacagaggtaaacctttcttttgtttcagcaggttggaaacacttttcttgtagaatctgtgaagaaatatttgggagcccatagtGGTCtattgaaaaatacagaatatccttatacaaaaactagaaatcagctgtctgtgaaactgctttgaaaaGTGGTGAGtaatctcacagatttaaacctttctttttattcattagattggaaatgctctttttgtagaatctgcaaaagagCATTTGAAAACCCATTGAGGCTTAtggagaaaaaccaaatatccccagaaaaaaactagaaagaagttgtctgtgaaactgcttggtgctgtgtggattcacctcaaaGAGTTGAAAccttctttttattcagcaggttagaaacactctttttgtagaatctatgaggGAACGTTTGGGAGACTTTTGAAGCCTATGGGGACAAATCGAATATCCCTACATAAAAGTAGAAAGAGGCTATCTacgaaactactttgtgatttgtggattcCTCTCACAGCCTTAAACCTTTCtattgattcagcagtttgggaacacttttctttgtagaatctgtgaaaggatatttgaGAGCCCTTTGAGACCAATGGGAAAAAAACCGAATATCCcgggtaaaaactagaaagaagctatctgtttaactgctttatgatgtgtggattcatcacaaagagttaaatctttcttttaattcagcagtttggaaacattctttttgtagaatttgggGAGTTTTTGGAGCCTCTTGAGGCTTACTGgcaaaaaccgaatatccccagataaatcCTAGAAAATAATgatctgtgaaactacttggtGATTTGcggattcatcacacagagtaatacctttcttttgtttcagcaggctggaaacaatttttttgtagaatctgcaaagggacataagggagtccattgaggcctatggggaaagactgaatatccccagatgaaacctagaaagaagctgtctgtgaaactgctttgggatgtttCAATTAACCTCAtggagttaaatctttctttagattcagcaggttggaaacactctttttgtagaatctgtgaaggaacatttgggagtcGATTGTGCCcatgcagaaaaacaaaatatcctcagataaaaacgagacagaagctacctgtgaaactattttgtgatgGGTAGATTCACTTGACAGATTTAGAAGTTTCTGTTAAttaagcaggttggaaacactctttttatagaatctgcaaagggacatttgggagcccaattatgtctatggggaaaaactgaatatacccagataaaaagtagaaagaagctatctgtgaaacaacTTCATGATGTATGGTTTCATCTCAccgtgttaaacctttcttttgatcaCCAGGTTGGAAACCCTATTTtagtagaatctgcaaagggacattgagttgcccattgaggcctatggggaatgACCGAATATCCCcatataaaacctagaaagaatctacctgtgaaactgcttggtgatgtgctGATTCATGTTACAGAGTTAAACCTGTCTCTTCATTcaacagattggaaacactctttatgcagtatctgtgaagggacatttgggagccctttgaggactatggggaaaaactgaatatccccagattaaatctagaaagaagctatctgtgaaactagtttggaatgtgtgtattcatctcatagatttaaaccatccttttgattcatcaggttggaattaattttttgtagaatctgaaaagcaacattttggagcccattgaggccaatggggaaaaaccagatatcccaagataaaaaatagaaataagctaTCTAGGTTGGGGAAAGATGGTATCTGTGAAACTATTtgctgatgtgtggattcatctctccaatttaaacctttcttttgattcagcactttggaatctgttttttcatttttgtttttttttccaaatctgggAAGGGCCATTTGGGGATCAATTTAGGCCTATGgaggaaaatcaaatatcaccagataaaaactacaaaaaggtTACTTGTGAAACTACTtaatgatgtgtggattcatctcacagagtcaagccattcttttgattcagcaagttggaaacactctttttgtagaatctatgaagggacctTTCAGAGTCCCTTGAAGCCTAGGGGAAGAAAgcgaatatctccagataaaaacaagaaagaagttatctgtgcaAGAAATtagtgatgtgtggattaatctcacagcATTACAACTTtcatttgattcagcagtttggaaacactctttttatagaatctgcaaagagacatttgggagcctatTGTGCCTATGAAGAAAAaacgaatatccccagataaaaactagacagaagccaCAAGTAAAACTACTTGGTAATGTGTAGATTCATTtaacagagataaaactttctgtTGGTTCAGTAGGTTGGATacactctttttatagaatctacaaaaatacatttgGTAGTCCATTGAGGTGTATGGAGAAAAACCGAATattgtcagataaaaactagaaagaaggtatctgcGAAACTGCTTGctgatgtatggattcatctcactgagttaaacctttcttttgattcagcaagttagaaacactctttttgtagaatctgggaagggacatttgggagcccattttGGCCTATGGATAAAACTGAATAACCCCAGATAAATATTGCAAATaagccatctgtgaaactgcctGGTAAtgggtggattcatctcacagagtgaaatGCTCCCTTTGATTCGCcatgttggaaacattctttttgtagaatctgcaaagggacatttgagagtcCATTGAAGCCTAcgaagaaaaactgaatatttcaagataaaaactagaaacaagctatctgtgaaactgtttggttttgagtgaatttatctcacagacttaaacctttgttttgattcagcaggttggaaacatcctttgtagaatctgtgaagggacatttgagagccaaTAGAGGCCTATGGCTAAAAGCAGAATTTCTCTAGATAAAAGCCAGAAAGAggttatctgtgaaactggtttgtgctgtgtggattcatctcccaGACATAaagatttcttttgattcagcaggttggaaaaactctttttgtagaatttgtgaaaagacatttgggagcccattgcaGCCTATGGGTAGAAACTGAATATCCCTAGacgaaaactagaaagaagctatctgagaaactgctgggtgacgtgtgaattcatctcaaagggttaatcctttattttgattcagcaggttggaagcactatttttgtagtatctgtgaag
This portion of the Macaca thibetana thibetana isolate TM-01 chromosome X, ASM2454274v1, whole genome shotgun sequence genome encodes:
- the LOC126946547 gene encoding syncytin-1-like; translated protein: MKPNMKFLWRIIALYNIVTVYAGFGDPRKAKELLRKQYGQPCDCRGGQISEPPSDRITQVTCTGKTAYLMPNQLWKCKSTPRDTSPSGPLLECPCSSFQSSVHSSCYTSYQQCKSGNRTYYTATLLKTQTGGINDVQVLGSTNKLVQSPCNGQKGKPVCWSTTAPIHISDGGGPLDITRIKTVQKKLEEIHKASYPELQYHPLALPELRGNFRLDAQTFDILNATYNLLQMSNTSLAHDCWLCLKMGPPIPLAIPNLSLPYVNYSNESLVNNSCPITPPP